CCTCGCCCCCCCTTCCCATAACTCACTTCCTCAGCCAGTCACCCCATTCCACGGCCCCTCCTCTTCTCatgacccctccccaccccacagccCCTCCCTACCCCGTAACCCTCTTCCAGATGTGTGCCCCATCCTATAACCCCCATcttttccccctccccaccccagaacCCCTCGGTCCCTCTTGgcacctcccctccctcccacatCCCCCAGCCCACGGCGCGCCCCGAGGCAGACAGCTCAGATTCCAGTCCCTGAGACAAGTTGCTGTAACTGTGTTTATTGATGAGGCCAGGACTCTGGTGAGCCCTGGTGGGGAGGGGCACTGGGCAAGGTAGTGTAAGGAATGCTTTGAGGTGGCTCGCTGTTGTGGAGCTTCCAGACAAGGTGAGGGGAGGGCGGGGCCTCAAGCACGCGGCCGGCGCCCAGGCGCCCCCAGGCAGAGGTGGACAGCAGGCAGGCGCTGGGGCGGCGTGGCCAAGGAGGCCCGCACACTCACGCACACGCGCACAGAGAGACTCAAGGCTCTCTCCGAGCTCCAAACCAGTGCAAACGACTTAGTGCAAATTGAAATCAGAAGGGACGGGTGGGGAAACAGAGTCACGGATGCTTTGAATCTCTCAAACGACGGAAGGAAGAAAGACAGAAACACAAggttggagggaaggaggaagaagaaaagcagaggGAGGCGTGCTGATGGTCCGCTGGGCGCAGTGGGGTGGCCACGAGGATGGGGTTTGGCGGCGGGTGCTGCGGGTCTGTTCTGCCTTGATGTTCACAGGCCTGGTCCTTGGCTTCACCTGTGGAGAGTGACAAAACACGTGGGTGGAGGGccggggtggggagtgggggaaggagggggcggggtggggaggggggcaggagggggtggggcggggaggggggcaggagggggtggggcggggaggggggcaggagggggtggggtggggcgctTCCCGAGGGGCTCCAAGCTCACCTACAGAGCCGATTCCTGAGTCAGGTATGCAGTGGTTCCCAAACGCAGCATATTCTTGATCCAGAGCTAGACGGACTTGAAGAAGTCCCCGGAGTTGAAGGCCCAGACGTGAGCTGGGTAGCACCATTTCTGCAATGGAGACAGAATGAGGCCCCCACTCCTGGCCTGCCCCGCCCTGCCCAGGTGCCAGAGGAGGCCCTCACCTTTATTTCTTGAGGGTTCTAGGGGGTCCAGAGAGCAGCAGTGGTGTGTTAACTCTTTCGGAAAAGCAAAGGACCAGACCCTTCTGTGGCAGCCTGCCCCGTGGTGCCAGCCAGAGTGTTCTGTAGAGGACAGAGCTGGGCATGAGCAAGAGGGTGTCTGTGAGGGTCGGCTGGGCTGGACTTTGTAGCGGGCAGAGGGACATTCTCACCACGAAGGCCGGACGGCAGTCCCTCTGTCCTCGCCATCACACCGGACCATGTCATGTCTTTCCAGTACATCCCTGCGCCTGGCGTCCTGGCCTTCGGGGGCTGGCGTGTGCACCCCTGCTGGAGACCTGTCTTTGGGGAGAACAGAGGGTGCTGGTTGGATAAGGAGGATCTGGTGGGCAGCAGGGAAGCAGACTGGGCTAGGCACTTACCCTTGTCTCCAGTCTTGAGCTTGAAGGCACCGATCACTGCTCCGTCGCTGCCCGTGATGCCCGCCTTGGCCACGGGCTCTGGAGGCCAGTGCCTCTTTGGCTCGCCGCCTGGTGGCCCCTCACCTGCCTGCCCCGACTCCCCCCTTAGAGAGCTCACTCGCTCTACCCCGCCCGTCTCGCCTTGTCTGGCCTTGCCCATGCCCTTGGCTCCCCTGGTGCTGTCCTGTCTGCCATGCCAGACCCAGCAGCTGAGCGGTTAGGGCATACAGTGTCACCAAGTCCACTGTGGGCCCTCTCCGCGCCAGCCTCTGGGCCGCAGTGCCGCGTGGGAACGGTGCATCCGCAGGCTGGGCCCGCTGCAGCCTCCTTGCTGCGATATCTCTCTGGAGCCCGCCACCCACGACCACCGCTCCCCCCAGGTGACGTCCTTCTGTGCTGCCCGCGCACTGCCCTTCTTTCCCGCTCTCCGGCCTTCGAGGCTCTGGCACAGGCCTCGGGAGACCCGCCAGAGCCGCTTCTGTACCTTCTCCTAGATGAATTACGGTGGGTGGGATGTGGTGGCGGCTGGGGACCCCTCTGTATCCTGTGACCCCACCTCGCTCTGCCCGACCTGGACCTGGGATACTCCCACAGTGCTAGATGGATTCCCACAGACTCCACTACCACCCCCAGGTCACCTGTCACCTCCCTGGAGGCAGCAGCCTCGGTCCTCGCTGGCAGCCCTTCCCTTCTCTATCCTGCCCACTCAAAATGCTCTTTCCACCTGGAATGGACCCTGGGCCCCCCAGTCTCTCTCCGTCTCGGCTCCCCCCGAGAAGATGTCACCTGTGCCTACCATCCTGCCTTCTTCCTGCCGCTCTGCCGGGAGGACAGCCACTTCTCCTTGCTGGTCCTCGCTCTCCAGCCTTCTTCTAGAAGGCCAGCGcagtgaggcccagggagggaagTGGACTCACCTGCCCGGCAGATGGCGGTCCTCACCTGCCCACTGCTGCCAGCTACACCTCCACTGCCCAGGTGTGGGGTCGAGCCCTGCCCAGCAGCTTCCCCTTGTCCGACCAGCCGCCACGTCCTGAAACCAAAAGTTCCCGGGATGAGTGTCTGGCTCCCCTCCGCTCCAGCCCTAGCTCAGGCCCAGCGCCCCTGCCGATGttgccctgcttccctgggagcCCACCCTTC
This portion of the Ictidomys tridecemlineatus isolate mIctTri1 chromosome 4, mIctTri1.hap1, whole genome shotgun sequence genome encodes:
- the LOC120889509 gene encoding uncharacterized protein LOC120889509, whose protein sequence is MGKARQGETGGVERVSSLRGESGQAGEGPPGGEPKRHWPPEPVAKAGITGSDGAVIGAFKLKTGDKGLQQGCTRQPPKARTPGAGMYWKDMTWSGVMARTEGLPSGLREHSGWHHGAGCHRRVWSFAFPKELTHHCCSLDPLEPSRNKEMVLPSSRLGLQLRGLLQVRLALDQEYAAFGNHCIPDSGIGSVGEAKDQACEHQGRTDPQHPPPNPILVATPLRPADHQHASLCFSSSSFPPTLCFCLSSFRRLRDSKHP